One genomic segment of Thermovibrio guaymasensis includes these proteins:
- the pilQ gene encoding type IV pilus secretin PilQ, with protein sequence MIKRSILLALALNTLAIAGQISSVDFIYTKENFAGAPRDLLEVDVKTDGSCQIKSTKRKGKTIEVVFSNCKIPEVYSLRKRGNFVKGAILKPFNGNTLLKIDLTKPGTLKVSKEGSKVKLKVYEGNFIKPKFNVIRTIQGEEVVIELPTDSKPEFKKVGNIFFIEVPKVSFEPSKERVPANLVERIEVKNIKGKGLIELILSPKVAATQVTTKRNNLYVTLYSLRENRNLKGAVKTKDNGPKLALHFTNADVCSVVRAIAHIAKINVVFDPEVKGKVNVDFKKPVYWKEALKAILDPLNLTFVETPAYYRILPKKKLVVQEKLEPVHTYILPLSFISADEIIKELKSVIDSDPREKINYNKDTNSLILKVTESHYRQIKELISALDKPRKQVLVKAKIVQIRTRAEKDLGFTWYISGYNRLGDSTDSTYIASTYGFNTSSYTPLITPDTYMKLSNMPVFDNTLALGILNKSQTIKVELALKAMELNGDAQIISSPKVLTLNNQEASIEQGIEIPYTESTVGAGGATSYNINFKKASLILKVKPHITNDGKIILDLEVRKDSPNYDYVTVTGSNEPAINTRNVKSKVIIKNGHTVVIGGIYEKEKSKSTNGVPGLSRIPLLGWLFKNTKISISKSQLLVFITPTLVSSEGTETLGGEK encoded by the coding sequence ATGATTAAACGCTCCATTCTCCTTGCATTGGCTTTAAATACTTTAGCAATAGCAGGACAGATTAGCTCTGTAGATTTTATCTACACAAAAGAGAACTTTGCTGGAGCTCCAAGAGACCTACTTGAAGTTGATGTAAAGACTGATGGAAGTTGTCAGATTAAATCTACTAAAAGAAAGGGAAAGACGATTGAAGTTGTCTTCAGTAACTGCAAAATACCTGAAGTTTATTCACTCAGAAAGAGAGGTAACTTTGTCAAAGGAGCCATTTTAAAACCCTTTAATGGAAATACGCTTTTAAAGATAGATCTAACGAAACCTGGAACTCTTAAAGTTTCAAAGGAAGGTTCAAAGGTCAAGCTTAAAGTCTATGAAGGGAACTTCATAAAACCGAAGTTTAACGTTATCAGAACAATCCAAGGAGAGGAAGTTGTTATAGAACTTCCAACAGATTCTAAGCCCGAATTTAAAAAAGTAGGGAATATATTCTTTATAGAAGTTCCTAAAGTCTCTTTTGAGCCTTCTAAGGAAAGAGTACCAGCCAATCTAGTAGAAAGGATAGAGGTAAAAAACATTAAAGGAAAAGGTTTAATAGAGTTAATCCTATCACCTAAAGTTGCAGCAACCCAAGTAACAACTAAAAGAAACAATCTATACGTCACCCTCTATAGTCTAAGAGAAAACAGAAATTTAAAAGGAGCAGTAAAAACTAAAGATAACGGACCTAAATTAGCCCTCCACTTCACAAATGCAGATGTATGCTCAGTAGTAAGAGCAATAGCCCACATAGCAAAGATAAACGTCGTCTTTGATCCTGAAGTAAAGGGAAAAGTCAACGTTGACTTTAAAAAACCTGTTTATTGGAAGGAAGCCCTTAAAGCAATCCTTGATCCTCTTAACCTTACGTTCGTTGAAACTCCAGCCTACTACAGGATTTTACCTAAGAAGAAGTTGGTAGTTCAGGAAAAACTTGAACCAGTACATACCTACATACTTCCCCTCAGCTTTATAAGCGCTGATGAAATAATAAAAGAGCTTAAGTCAGTAATTGATTCTGATCCAAGAGAGAAGATAAACTACAACAAAGATACAAACTCTTTAATTCTCAAAGTAACAGAGAGCCACTACCGACAGATAAAGGAGTTAATTTCTGCCCTCGATAAACCGAGAAAACAGGTTTTAGTCAAAGCAAAAATAGTCCAGATTAGAACTAGAGCTGAAAAAGACCTTGGCTTCACGTGGTATATAAGTGGTTACAATAGACTCGGAGATTCTACAGATTCAACGTACATCGCTTCAACCTACGGATTTAATACCTCATCTTACACACCTCTCATAACTCCAGATACATACATGAAGCTCTCCAATATGCCCGTATTTGACAATACCTTGGCTTTGGGAATACTCAATAAAAGCCAAACAATTAAAGTTGAATTAGCCCTTAAGGCTATGGAGCTAAACGGAGATGCACAAATTATTTCAAGCCCTAAAGTCCTTACCTTAAACAACCAGGAAGCAAGCATTGAACAGGGTATAGAGATCCCGTATACAGAGTCGACTGTAGGAGCCGGAGGAGCTACAAGTTACAACATTAACTTTAAAAAGGCTTCCCTAATCTTAAAAGTTAAGCCACATATTACAAATGACGGAAAAATAATATTGGACCTTGAAGTTAGAAAAGATTCTCCTAACTACGACTACGTAACAGTCACAGGGAGCAACGAACCTGCTATAAATACGAGGAACGTAAAGTCAAAAGTAATAATTAAAAATGGTCATACCGTTGTAATCGGCGGTATATACGAAAAGGAAAAATCAAAGTCAACAAACGGTGTCCCAGGCTTATCAAGGATTCCCCTTTTGGGTTGGTTGTTTAAAAATACCAAAATTAGTATTAGTAAAAGCCAACTGCTCGTCTTCATAACTCCGACTTTAGTAAGCTCTGAAGGAACAGAGACTTTAGGAGGAGAAAAATGA
- the pilM gene encoding type IV pilus assembly protein PilM produces MGWLSKFLKGSNYLYPALDIGTSSLKIVQSEKKGSLYKVKSYGLKEYKEQVFAGTEIIDEFELINSIQELLKEQKIKDKEVVIHVPLNSCFYSVLSVSAAKDPEEAVTEYMQSIISPEEFPLVKIDYRILPISIEKGNMDIAIAAVRKDFLEGRIKLLRKAGLEPVVIDIEPAAINNQFYLNNPDQTAVPVCLVDIGASYTKIIISFGGYPYITRNVEYGGISLTEQIQKELMLSFEEAERLKRGETISVKEYKPENITDIKVKFLKKIITETLWTIENFKDRFNLEVNKIYLYGGTAKLKGIEDVFNELTGKECRKGAPLAFSGIPECEEFAVAAGLSLRYKGDKDAKV; encoded by the coding sequence ATGGGATGGCTAAGTAAATTCCTAAAGGGAAGTAACTACCTCTACCCTGCATTAGACATAGGAACCTCCTCTTTAAAGATCGTCCAGTCAGAAAAGAAAGGAAGTCTATACAAGGTTAAGTCTTACGGATTAAAGGAGTACAAGGAACAAGTTTTTGCAGGAACTGAAATAATAGACGAATTTGAGCTTATTAACTCAATACAGGAATTACTAAAGGAACAGAAGATAAAGGACAAAGAAGTGGTAATTCACGTACCTTTAAATTCCTGCTTCTACAGTGTTTTGAGCGTCTCAGCTGCTAAAGACCCAGAAGAAGCAGTTACAGAGTACATGCAAAGCATAATAAGTCCTGAAGAGTTTCCCTTAGTCAAAATTGACTACAGAATCCTTCCAATATCCATTGAGAAAGGAAACATGGACATTGCCATTGCAGCAGTAAGGAAGGACTTCCTTGAAGGAAGGATAAAGCTACTTAGAAAAGCAGGGCTTGAACCTGTAGTGATAGATATAGAACCTGCTGCTATCAATAACCAGTTCTACTTGAATAACCCGGACCAAACTGCCGTTCCAGTATGTTTGGTGGATATTGGAGCTTCATACACAAAGATAATTATTAGCTTTGGGGGCTATCCCTACATAACGAGGAACGTTGAGTATGGAGGAATTTCCCTTACAGAGCAGATTCAAAAAGAACTCATGCTAAGTTTTGAAGAGGCAGAAAGACTTAAAAGGGGAGAAACTATAAGTGTAAAAGAGTATAAACCAGAAAACATTACGGACATAAAAGTAAAATTTCTAAAGAAGATTATAACTGAAACTCTCTGGACCATAGAGAATTTTAAGGACAGGTTTAACCTTGAAGTAAATAAAATCTACCTCTATGGAGGAACGGCAAAGCTCAAAGGAATAGAGGATGTCTTTAATGAACTTACAGGTAAAGAGTGTAGAAAAGGAGCTCCCTTAGCCTTCTCAGGAATACCCGAGTGTGAGGAATTTGCAGTAGCAGCAGGACTAAGTCTAAGGTATAAGGGTGACAAAGATGCTAAGGTTTAA
- the truB gene encoding tRNA pseudouridine(55) synthase TruB: MVGFLIVDKPKGLTSHDVVAKVRKLLPKGVKVGHTGTLDPLATGILILSVGKATRLSEYLLKQDKCYTVTGRFGLESDTYDIDGKVKKIECREIKKEELFRVLNKFTGEILQVPPPYSAVRIKGKKAYQLAREGREVELPPRKVEVYSLELIDFNYPYFTLKVCCSSGTYVRSLVHDIGKELGCSAVVTDLRRTRVGNIGEEMAVTLDKIEEEGIERYLIPPQDVLPFPKLEVSDEEKKRFRNGAPRRKVLCRKWRGIYRSRKSRKGKATG, encoded by the coding sequence ATGGTTGGATTCCTGATAGTTGACAAACCTAAAGGGCTTACTTCCCACGATGTTGTAGCTAAAGTTAGAAAACTCCTCCCAAAAGGAGTAAAAGTAGGTCACACAGGAACCCTTGATCCCCTCGCTACAGGTATTCTTATCCTATCGGTTGGAAAAGCAACGAGGCTCTCTGAGTACCTATTAAAACAGGATAAGTGTTACACAGTAACAGGTAGATTCGGCCTTGAATCTGACACTTACGATATAGATGGAAAGGTTAAAAAGATTGAGTGCAGGGAAATTAAGAAGGAGGAACTCTTTAGAGTCCTTAATAAGTTTACAGGAGAAATCCTGCAGGTTCCTCCCCCCTATTCGGCAGTAAGGATTAAAGGGAAAAAGGCCTACCAGCTTGCAAGGGAGGGAAGGGAAGTAGAGCTCCCACCGAGGAAAGTAGAGGTGTACTCCCTTGAACTCATTGACTTTAACTACCCCTACTTTACCCTTAAAGTCTGCTGCTCTTCAGGAACCTACGTACGCTCACTAGTTCACGATATAGGAAAGGAGCTCGGCTGCAGTGCAGTTGTAACTGATTTAAGGCGAACGAGAGTAGGGAACATCGGAGAGGAGATGGCTGTAACCCTAGACAAGATAGAGGAAGAAGGTATTGAGAGATACCTAATTCCTCCTCAAGATGTCCTCCCTTTCCCAAAACTTGAAGTAAGTGATGAAGAGAAAAAGAGATTTAGAAATGGAGCTCCCAGAAGGAAAGTACTCTGTCGTAAGTGGAGAGGAATTTATCGGAGTAGGAAAAGCAGAAAAGGGAAAGCTACGGGCTGA
- a CDS encoding type 4a pilus biogenesis protein PilO: protein MEYLMSLYEKWGQLARWQKWLIILLVGILLFFILYYIRILPLKQELNEKKQKAEQLRLTVSRLKIVEKRKKELVRKIKELNREIEEIENKLPTGREEVSQIIKSITDADSGMTIKFIKKEGQRNERYYIAYPYKVELSGTYPAFIKWCERLASANRIINFGDIKITSTHSTNRRGKREENLKATILVNMEIEAFTLKR, encoded by the coding sequence ATGGAATATTTAATGAGCCTATATGAGAAGTGGGGCCAACTGGCAAGGTGGCAAAAATGGCTAATTATCCTACTTGTTGGTATCCTCCTATTCTTTATTCTCTACTACATCAGAATCTTACCCCTTAAACAAGAACTTAACGAGAAGAAACAAAAAGCAGAACAGTTAAGACTTACAGTTAGCCGTCTCAAAATTGTTGAAAAGAGAAAAAAAGAACTTGTAAGGAAAATTAAGGAACTGAACAGGGAAATAGAAGAGATAGAAAATAAACTTCCTACAGGTAGAGAGGAGGTGAGCCAAATAATCAAGTCTATTACCGATGCAGACAGCGGAATGACTATAAAATTCATAAAGAAAGAAGGTCAAAGAAACGAAAGGTACTACATTGCCTACCCATACAAGGTAGAACTTAGCGGAACCTATCCAGCCTTTATAAAGTGGTGTGAAAGGCTTGCAAGTGCCAACCGAATTATAAACTTTGGAGACATAAAGATTACTTCAACTCACTCCACAAACAGAAGAGGTAAAAGGGAAGAAAATTTAAAGGCCACTATTTTAGTCAACATGGAAATTGAAGCTTTCACTCTTAAGAGGTAA
- the rgy gene encoding reverse gyrase, producing MKIAEFYRMCPNCGGIISDERLKKGLPCEKCLPKEIDYSEREEICSDLGDNLRRFEELCSLDSFVKDYTRFFKEKTGFTPWSLQIMWAKRVALKKSFTMIAPTGVGKTTWGLVTSAYLKGKVYILVPTKLLVLQTLDRLSKLTDKRIVAYTGKKSEKEEIKSGNFDVLITTTNFLYRNFEIIPKPFNFVFVDDVDSLLKSAKNVDKVIQLLGFTEEDVNLAMKVIDLKSKIASLGERAPKSLFERLRKYERYLERRREAIENVLVVSSATSQPRSKRVKLFRELLGFEVGKSASALRNVEDVLIYTDKDFLDEAVRLIKKYGKGVFVFISSDMGKDFVDVVVDRLNSSGVPSVSYEDFTPENQEKFVNGEIWAAVGIASYRNPLARGIDLPQAVRYAVFLGVPKMEFSVRLTLAPVKLFGMLLVLRDLFPREEEPKVISYLTYLKRYLSLKEELLDKYPRIKGKLEEIRSFLEGYLSDEEFLKKIKESETVILKERDGELYVVVGDAAGYVQASGRTSRMFAGGLTKGVSLMFVDDLKALTSLRKRILIFLEDVNFKVLSYGKGKELSEKFGFELIEEKDLRRIFEVVDKDRERVRKILSREITSETKSLVKTALVVVESPNKARTIASFFGKPVRRRLKDVDAYEINIGNKLLLLTASKGHVFDLTVRDGIWGVKEEEGRFITVYDTIKYCTKCNEQTTEPFCSKCEGRPDVDKVTIVSALRELALEIDEVYIASDPDTEGEKIGWDVGVVIKPYQMNLKRMEFHEVTKWAFMEAIENPREVDEDLVKAQIVRRVADRWVGFSLSQHLWKVFKKNWLSAGRVQTPVLGWVIERYKESKERIGVITVETEVGKFSFKFEDLKEFKRVIPDKVKVKVLKVEEVDKNPKPPFNTGELLKEASDKLNLSADRVMEIAQELFESGFITYHRTDSTRVSTAGMGVAKEYISEKFGPDFVKLRPWGEGGAHECIRPTRPLDVNALRTLVTVSGSTAKMTEEHFAVYDLIFRRFIASQMVPVRAVKVELLLKLLPTDVETTEEKLVRIVKDGWNLVEPLTVEELPFEVKEGETYYFDVFSYTRRRVPKVFPYTQGELVEEMRRRRIGRPSTYAKIVQTLLDRHYVVQRGRFLYPTKLGVDVYSYLSTHFPEYTSEEFTRELEELMDKVERGEVDYQEIIRNLKPVLRFAKINPKQTVGD from the coding sequence ATGAAAATTGCCGAATTTTACCGTATGTGTCCTAACTGCGGAGGGATTATTTCAGACGAAAGGCTTAAAAAGGGACTTCCCTGTGAGAAGTGTTTACCAAAAGAGATTGACTATTCAGAGAGGGAGGAGATATGCTCTGACCTTGGAGATAACTTAAGGAGGTTTGAGGAGCTCTGCTCCCTTGATTCCTTTGTTAAAGACTATACCCGTTTCTTTAAGGAGAAAACAGGTTTTACCCCTTGGTCGCTTCAGATTATGTGGGCAAAGAGGGTTGCCCTTAAGAAGTCCTTTACTATGATTGCTCCTACTGGTGTAGGGAAGACTACCTGGGGCCTTGTAACTTCTGCTTACTTAAAGGGTAAGGTTTATATACTAGTTCCTACGAAGCTCTTGGTTTTGCAAACGCTTGATAGACTCTCAAAACTAACGGATAAGAGAATAGTTGCATATACTGGAAAAAAGAGTGAAAAGGAAGAAATAAAAAGCGGCAATTTTGACGTCCTTATAACGACGACAAACTTCCTCTATAGGAACTTTGAGATTATTCCAAAGCCCTTTAACTTTGTCTTCGTTGATGACGTTGATTCCCTCTTAAAGAGCGCAAAGAACGTTGATAAAGTCATTCAACTTCTCGGCTTTACTGAGGAGGACGTTAACCTTGCTATGAAGGTTATTGACCTTAAGTCAAAGATTGCCTCTTTAGGGGAGAGAGCTCCCAAGTCCCTCTTTGAGAGGTTGAGGAAGTATGAACGGTACCTGGAAAGGAGGAGGGAGGCAATAGAGAACGTCTTGGTTGTATCCTCAGCTACTTCTCAGCCCCGTTCAAAGAGGGTTAAGCTCTTTAGGGAGCTCCTCGGCTTTGAAGTAGGTAAATCTGCTTCAGCTTTAAGGAACGTTGAAGATGTCCTCATATATACAGATAAGGATTTCCTTGATGAAGCTGTAAGGCTCATAAAAAAGTATGGAAAGGGCGTTTTCGTCTTTATTTCTTCAGATATGGGTAAAGATTTTGTTGACGTTGTAGTTGATAGGTTAAACAGTAGTGGAGTTCCTTCTGTTTCTTACGAAGATTTCACCCCTGAAAATCAGGAGAAGTTCGTAAACGGTGAAATCTGGGCTGCAGTCGGAATTGCAAGCTACAGGAACCCCCTTGCAAGGGGTATAGACCTACCTCAGGCTGTAAGGTACGCTGTCTTCCTAGGTGTTCCAAAAATGGAGTTTTCCGTTAGGTTAACCCTTGCTCCTGTGAAGCTCTTTGGAATGCTTCTAGTTTTAAGGGACCTCTTTCCCAGGGAGGAGGAACCTAAGGTAATTTCCTACCTTACCTACCTTAAAAGGTACTTGAGCTTAAAGGAGGAACTCCTTGATAAGTATCCAAGGATAAAGGGGAAGCTTGAAGAGATTAGATCCTTCCTAGAAGGTTATCTGAGCGATGAGGAATTCTTAAAGAAGATTAAAGAGTCTGAGACTGTAATCCTTAAGGAGAGGGATGGGGAGCTCTACGTAGTTGTTGGAGACGCTGCAGGGTACGTTCAGGCTTCCGGTAGGACTTCAAGGATGTTTGCGGGAGGTTTAACTAAGGGCGTTAGCCTTATGTTCGTTGATGACCTTAAGGCCCTTACTTCCCTAAGGAAAAGGATTTTAATCTTCCTTGAAGATGTTAACTTCAAAGTTCTTAGCTACGGCAAGGGTAAAGAGCTTTCAGAGAAGTTCGGGTTTGAGCTTATAGAAGAGAAAGATTTAAGGAGAATTTTTGAGGTAGTTGATAAAGATAGGGAGAGGGTTAGGAAAATCCTCTCAAGAGAGATAACCTCTGAAACAAAGAGTTTGGTCAAGACTGCTCTAGTTGTAGTTGAGTCTCCAAACAAGGCCAGGACTATTGCCTCTTTCTTTGGAAAACCTGTTAGAAGGAGGTTAAAGGACGTAGATGCCTATGAGATAAACATAGGTAACAAACTCCTCTTACTTACAGCATCTAAAGGGCACGTCTTTGACCTTACCGTTAGGGATGGTATCTGGGGAGTTAAGGAGGAAGAGGGAAGGTTTATCACCGTCTATGACACTATAAAGTACTGTACGAAGTGTAACGAACAGACTACTGAACCCTTCTGTTCAAAGTGTGAAGGGAGGCCCGACGTAGATAAAGTAACTATAGTTTCAGCCTTGAGGGAGTTAGCCCTTGAGATTGATGAAGTTTACATAGCCAGTGACCCAGATACTGAAGGGGAAAAGATCGGTTGGGACGTTGGAGTTGTTATCAAACCCTACCAGATGAACTTAAAGAGGATGGAGTTCCACGAGGTAACGAAGTGGGCCTTTATGGAGGCTATTGAGAATCCTAGGGAAGTTGATGAGGACTTAGTAAAGGCCCAGATAGTTAGGAGAGTTGCAGACAGGTGGGTCGGTTTTTCACTCAGCCAGCACCTATGGAAAGTCTTTAAGAAGAACTGGCTCAGTGCAGGTAGGGTTCAGACTCCGGTCTTAGGCTGGGTTATTGAAAGGTACAAAGAGAGTAAAGAGAGGATCGGTGTAATTACGGTTGAAACTGAGGTAGGTAAGTTCTCTTTTAAGTTTGAAGACCTCAAGGAGTTTAAAAGGGTAATACCTGATAAGGTGAAGGTAAAAGTTCTAAAGGTTGAGGAAGTGGACAAAAACCCAAAACCTCCTTTCAATACTGGAGAGCTCCTAAAGGAGGCTTCTGATAAGTTGAACCTGTCTGCAGACAGAGTTATGGAGATTGCCCAGGAGCTCTTTGAGAGCGGTTTCATAACTTATCACAGGACCGATTCAACTAGGGTTTCAACTGCAGGGATGGGAGTTGCTAAAGAGTATATTTCTGAAAAGTTCGGTCCCGATTTTGTTAAGCTGAGGCCGTGGGGTGAAGGAGGGGCTCACGAATGTATAAGGCCTACAAGACCTCTTGACGTTAACGCTTTAAGGACTCTGGTAACCGTTTCAGGTTCAACGGCTAAGATGACTGAGGAGCACTTTGCAGTTTACGATTTAATCTTTAGGCGTTTCATCGCTTCACAGATGGTTCCAGTTAGGGCCGTCAAAGTTGAGCTCCTCCTAAAGCTCTTACCTACCGACGTTGAAACTACAGAGGAGAAGCTTGTAAGAATCGTTAAGGATGGCTGGAACTTAGTTGAGCCTTTAACCGTTGAGGAGCTCCCCTTTGAAGTTAAAGAGGGTGAAACTTACTACTTTGACGTTTTCTCCTATACTAGGAGAAGAGTTCCGAAGGTCTTTCCCTACACTCAGGGAGAGCTCGTTGAGGAGATGAGGAGGAGGAGAATAGGAAGGCCCTCAACTTACGCAAAGATAGTTCAAACTCTCCTTGACAGACACTACGTTGTTCAAAGGGGTAGATTCCTCTACCCTACAAAGTTGGGAGTGGATGTTTACAGTTACTTAAGTACCCACTTTCCCGAGTATACATCGGAGGAGTTTACTAGAGAACTTGAGGAGTTGATGGACAAGGTAGAGAGGGGAGAGGTTGACTATCAGGAGATAATCAGAAACCTAAAACCGGTTTTGAGGTTTGCAAAGATTAACCCGAAACAGACCGTAGGGGATTAG
- the gspE gene encoding type II secretion system ATPase GspE produces MRLKNLSEKEFIEELKGKGLLPKQELQSFREASGLLKWHLKEAEELFKEVGFDFLRNPPKPQKELIEKVPSQLIRRERIVPLYETDEEVVVGTDNPFNREGIKKFEWLLSKPVKVVVVPYDEINNLLQGSEEEVVQEREVEKREEDILTSLEEAPIVQLINEILMLAVRGRASDIHFEPFRDRMRVRLRVDGVLKTVREIPKSKIPAVVSRLKIMANLDIAEKRLPQDGRIMIRAGGKEIDIRVSTLPTYFGERVVLRLLMKESILYSTKELGLLPEDYEKFMDLIKSPHGILLVTGPTGSGKTTTLYAALSEINREEINVITVEDPVEYQLDGISQVQVKPEIGLTFANTLRSILRQDPDVIMVGEIRDTETAEIAIQSALTGHLVFSTLHTNDAPSSITRLTDMGIEPFLVASSVIGVIAQRLVRKVCPYCKEFYTPTEEEKRELGIKNFSGKFARGKGCEHCLGTGYLGRTAIYEILQIDKDIKRLILERKDSEEIKELALEKGMKTLKMDGAVKVTMGITTPEEVLRVARS; encoded by the coding sequence TTGAGGTTAAAAAACTTAAGTGAGAAAGAGTTTATAGAGGAGTTAAAGGGGAAAGGGCTCCTACCTAAACAGGAGCTCCAATCCTTCAGAGAAGCCTCAGGCCTTTTAAAGTGGCACCTAAAAGAGGCAGAAGAGCTATTTAAAGAGGTCGGTTTTGATTTCTTAAGGAATCCTCCAAAACCTCAAAAGGAGCTCATTGAGAAAGTTCCAAGCCAACTAATTAGAAGGGAAAGAATAGTTCCACTCTACGAAACCGATGAAGAAGTTGTAGTAGGAACAGACAACCCCTTTAACAGGGAAGGAATAAAGAAATTTGAATGGCTCCTATCTAAACCGGTAAAGGTTGTAGTAGTTCCTTACGACGAGATAAATAACCTCCTACAGGGAAGTGAGGAGGAAGTAGTTCAAGAGAGGGAAGTAGAGAAGAGAGAAGAGGACATACTAACTTCTTTAGAGGAAGCCCCAATCGTTCAGCTCATAAACGAAATCCTGATGTTGGCAGTTAGGGGAAGGGCAAGCGATATCCACTTTGAACCCTTTAGAGACAGAATGAGGGTAAGGCTAAGAGTAGATGGAGTCCTTAAGACAGTTAGGGAAATACCAAAGAGCAAAATTCCTGCAGTTGTATCTAGGCTAAAGATAATGGCAAACCTTGACATAGCAGAGAAGAGGCTTCCTCAGGACGGAAGGATAATGATAAGGGCAGGAGGGAAGGAGATAGACATAAGGGTTTCAACTCTTCCCACCTACTTTGGGGAGAGAGTTGTCCTTAGGCTTTTAATGAAGGAGAGTATCCTCTACTCAACGAAAGAACTTGGACTACTTCCGGAAGACTATGAAAAGTTTATGGATTTAATAAAATCCCCCCACGGGATCTTACTGGTAACGGGACCAACCGGTTCTGGTAAAACAACGACCCTTTACGCCGCCCTCTCAGAGATAAACAGGGAAGAGATAAACGTAATAACCGTTGAGGATCCCGTTGAGTATCAACTTGATGGAATTTCCCAAGTTCAAGTTAAACCTGAAATAGGCCTTACCTTTGCAAATACTCTAAGAAGTATACTAAGGCAGGACCCAGACGTAATAATGGTAGGAGAAATCAGGGATACTGAAACTGCAGAGATAGCAATCCAATCAGCCCTCACCGGACACCTTGTCTTCTCAACTCTCCATACAAACGATGCCCCTTCTTCAATAACAAGGCTAACCGATATGGGAATAGAGCCTTTCCTGGTAGCCTCATCTGTAATAGGAGTAATAGCCCAGAGGTTAGTTAGGAAAGTTTGTCCTTACTGTAAGGAATTTTACACACCTACGGAGGAAGAAAAGAGGGAGCTCGGAATTAAAAACTTCTCCGGTAAATTTGCAAGAGGTAAAGGGTGTGAACACTGCCTTGGAACTGGGTACCTTGGAAGAACGGCAATTTACGAGATATTACAAATAGACAAGGATATTAAACGCTTAATCTTAGAGAGAAAGGATAGCGAAGAGATAAAGGAACTAGCTTTAGAAAAGGGAATGAAAACCCTAAAGATGGACGGTGCAGTTAAAGTTACTATGGGAATAACAACTCCAGAGGAAGTCCTTAGGGTGGCTAGGAGCTAA
- a CDS encoding type II secretion system F family protein has translation MAVFSYRGINSQGKEVKGVIEAPSKSAAYSLLKARGIYPYQIEEEKREKKRRKDLFRIRKNIPSSQELIVFLRTLSTLLDAGIPIVEAVESFTESEESKHLAVFFKKVSSRLKEGVPLSQALLEAGIEDQIVIALVKSGEKSGLLTKNLLTAAEILEKREELKGKVIQALIYPSVLFVVALAVVVFMMSVVIPKVVVIYKTARLSLPTSTKIVIGVSRVLTQNYPLILALLTGLTTTIFFTATKKRESFDEFKLKIPVIGKIIFFVELQRFFDTLGNLLSSGIPLIEAFETATETVKNTYLKKVLFKVKEGIKKGTSLNKELAKLRAPKVVNQLIRTGEKSGELSLMCKKAANYLRNEVEFKVKNLTSLLEPATMLMVGLVIGFIVYALLLPIVSISTIRPL, from the coding sequence ATGGCTGTATTTTCGTACAGAGGAATTAACAGTCAAGGAAAAGAGGTAAAAGGAGTAATTGAGGCACCTTCAAAGTCGGCAGCCTACTCACTACTAAAGGCTAGAGGAATATACCCCTACCAGATAGAGGAAGAGAAAAGAGAAAAGAAGAGGAGAAAGGATCTTTTTAGAATAAGGAAGAATATCCCCTCATCACAGGAACTAATAGTATTCCTGAGAACCCTTTCAACCCTCCTTGATGCAGGAATACCGATAGTAGAGGCAGTTGAATCTTTCACAGAATCGGAAGAATCAAAACACCTTGCAGTCTTCTTCAAAAAAGTTAGCTCAAGGTTGAAGGAGGGAGTTCCCCTCAGTCAAGCCCTCCTTGAAGCTGGAATAGAGGATCAAATTGTTATTGCCTTAGTCAAGTCTGGGGAAAAGTCTGGTCTCTTAACCAAAAACCTCTTAACTGCTGCTGAGATACTGGAAAAGAGAGAAGAACTGAAAGGAAAAGTCATTCAGGCCTTAATATACCCTTCAGTCCTCTTTGTCGTGGCGTTAGCAGTAGTAGTGTTTATGATGTCTGTTGTAATACCTAAAGTCGTGGTAATCTACAAAACTGCAAGGTTATCTCTGCCGACCAGTACGAAAATCGTAATAGGAGTCAGCCGTGTATTAACTCAAAATTATCCACTTATACTTGCTCTTCTAACCGGACTAACAACTACAATCTTCTTTACAGCTACAAAGAAAAGAGAGAGTTTTGACGAATTTAAGCTAAAAATACCTGTAATTGGAAAGATAATCTTCTTCGTAGAACTGCAGCGCTTCTTTGATACGTTGGGAAACTTACTGTCATCGGGAATACCTCTAATAGAAGCTTTTGAAACTGCTACAGAAACGGTAAAGAACACTTACCTTAAAAAGGTACTTTTTAAAGTTAAAGAAGGAATTAAGAAGGGAACTTCTTTAAACAAGGAGCTAGCAAAGTTAAGGGCTCCAAAAGTAGTTAATCAACTAATAAGGACCGGAGAAAAATCCGGAGAGTTAAGTCTAATGTGTAAAAAAGCGGCAAATTATTTAAGAAACGAAGTTGAGTTTAAAGTAAAAAACTTGACTTCCCTACTTGAGCCTGCTACGATGTTAATGGTTGGACTAGTAATAGGTTTCATTGTTTACGCTCTGCTACTTCCAATAGTAAGCATAAGCACGATTAGACCTCTTTAA